One Lacunisphaera limnophila DNA window includes the following coding sequences:
- a CDS encoding SDR family NAD(P)-dependent oxidoreductase, producing MSAGALSSRYRSAFVTGASTGLGLAFTEMLLAEGVEVWGTARDAARLAPRPGFHPVTLDLTDGPAAEQVFLAADRAAGGFDLVINNAGFGAFGSFAHTDFAVWEHQFQVMLVNTARLSHAALRGLRARRRGALVNISSIAGEFGMPYQAVYNAVKAGLSALNESLMQEVKDTGVAVIDFRPGDYRTDFEGSVRRPEQSGLEARDAGRMARAWAAFEAMMRTGPAPAHAAASLRRALLRGRSGTVRTGRFFQADLGPFLARFAPLGLKRWILEKYFGL from the coding sequence ATGAGCGCCGGCGCACTTTCCTCCCGCTACCGTTCGGCGTTCGTCACCGGCGCCAGCACGGGGCTGGGGCTGGCGTTCACCGAGATGCTGCTGGCCGAGGGGGTGGAGGTCTGGGGCACCGCGCGCGACGCGGCGCGCCTGGCCCCGCGGCCGGGGTTTCACCCGGTCACGCTCGATCTCACCGACGGGCCGGCGGCCGAGCAGGTTTTCCTGGCGGCGGACCGGGCGGCCGGCGGGTTCGACCTGGTGATCAACAACGCGGGCTTCGGCGCCTTCGGTTCGTTTGCGCACACCGACTTTGCGGTCTGGGAGCACCAATTCCAGGTGATGCTGGTGAACACGGCGCGGCTCAGTCACGCGGCCCTGCGCGGCCTGCGGGCGCGGCGGCGCGGCGCGTTGGTCAACATCTCGTCCATCGCCGGGGAGTTCGGGATGCCGTACCAAGCGGTGTACAATGCGGTGAAAGCGGGCCTGTCCGCCTTGAACGAGAGCCTCATGCAGGAAGTGAAGGACACGGGCGTCGCCGTGATTGATTTCCGACCGGGCGACTACCGCACGGATTTCGAGGGCTCGGTGCGGCGGCCTGAGCAATCCGGGCTCGAGGCGCGGGATGCCGGCCGCATGGCGCGCGCCTGGGCGGCCTTCGAGGCGATGATGCGCACGGGCCCCGCGCCGGCGCATGCGGCCGCGTCGTTGCGGCGGGCCTTGCTCCGCGGTCGCAGCGGCACCGTACGCACCGGCCGGTTCTTCCAGGCGGACCTCGGGCCGTTCCTGGCCCGGTTCGCCCCGCTGGGGTTGAAGCGGTGGATCCTGGAGAAATATTTTGGTTTATGA
- a CDS encoding glycosyltransferase, with protein MTRVRILVLTSSTGAGHDTRAQAFAEWCFELYRHNVDVRIEQMLEKSSGLFSLGVRFYNWIQQKSPWIHKAFFLLVELLSLLNRRSVAIGRGYYEQVLREYRPHLVFSVHDCLNRGYFQTARRILGADKVRCATYCGEFSGGFGYSINWVEPSADLYISRTATARDYAVKLGMPPERTRVRGYLMQPRQHLGFMSPAERHAYLEHELELRPDRFTVFLATGGNGANNHLSLLEQLLPFADRVQAVVICGKNREVYNQVLHWRIEHPQLPCFLDGYSEAVHLLMQVSDVIVTRGGTTSCAKALHFRCPILFNAIGGVMPQESLTVKFFNRGAGVPLIDRPADLGRVVAGWLADRSSYVRFRDDFRNLRYEEDPTLVITELVNLAQEVAHTNHRPGPFPQKPRRRAEEEGEPIY; from the coding sequence ATGACGCGCGTCCGCATCCTTGTCCTCACCTCCAGCACCGGCGCCGGCCACGACACGCGGGCGCAGGCCTTTGCGGAGTGGTGCTTCGAGCTTTACCGGCACAACGTCGATGTACGGATCGAGCAGATGCTCGAGAAGTCCTCGGGGCTGTTCAGCCTGGGGGTGCGGTTCTACAACTGGATCCAGCAGAAATCCCCTTGGATCCACAAGGCCTTCTTCCTGCTGGTCGAGTTGCTCAGCCTGCTCAACCGCCGGTCGGTGGCGATTGGCCGGGGGTACTACGAGCAGGTGCTGCGGGAATACCGGCCGCACCTCGTGTTCAGCGTGCATGATTGCCTGAACCGCGGTTATTTCCAGACGGCGCGCCGGATCCTGGGCGCCGACAAGGTGCGGTGCGCCACCTATTGCGGCGAGTTTTCCGGCGGCTTCGGCTATAGCATCAACTGGGTGGAGCCCTCGGCCGATCTCTACATTTCGCGCACGGCCACGGCCCGGGACTATGCGGTGAAGCTGGGCATGCCGCCGGAGCGCACGCGGGTGCGGGGTTACCTCATGCAACCGCGGCAGCACCTCGGCTTCATGTCGCCCGCCGAGCGGCACGCGTACCTGGAGCACGAGCTCGAGCTGCGGCCCGACCGGTTCACGGTGTTCCTGGCGACCGGCGGCAACGGCGCCAACAACCACCTGAGCCTGCTGGAACAGCTGCTGCCGTTCGCCGACCGCGTGCAGGCGGTCGTCATCTGCGGCAAGAACCGCGAGGTGTACAACCAGGTGCTGCACTGGCGCATCGAGCATCCGCAGCTGCCCTGTTTCCTGGACGGTTACTCCGAGGCTGTGCACCTGCTCATGCAGGTCAGCGATGTGATCGTGACGCGCGGCGGCACGACCTCGTGTGCGAAAGCCCTGCATTTCCGGTGCCCGATCCTGTTCAATGCCATCGGCGGCGTCATGCCGCAGGAGTCGCTGACGGTGAAGTTCTTTAACCGCGGGGCCGGCGTGCCGCTGATCGACCGTCCCGCCGACCTCGGCCGGGTCGTCGCCGGCTGGCTGGCGGATCGCTCCAGCTACGTGCGTTTCCGGGACGATTTCCGTAATCTGCGTTATGAGGAGGATCCCACGCTGGTGATCACCGAGCTGGTGAACCTGGCGCAGGAGGTGGCCCACACGAACCATCGGCCCGGCCCGTTTCCGCAAAAGCCGCGGCGCCGCGCGGAGGAAGAGGGTGAGCCGATTTACTAG
- a CDS encoding glycoside hydrolase family 43 protein, with protein MSHPTPTIRNPILPGFNPDPSLLRVGDDYYIATSTFEWYPGVQIHHSRDLVHWRLLCRPLSRPSQLNMLGDPDSCGIWAPCLSYADGKFWLIYTDVKRYGRTSGGGTAGAAMRDFHNYLVTADRIDGEWSDPVYMNSSGFDPSLFHDDDGRKWFVNQLWDHRPGHNRFAGIVLQEYSAKERKLLGSRVNIFPGTPLGFTEAPHLYKRDGWYYLITAEGGTFWGHAVTLCRSRSLTGPYELHPDGPVLTARDRPDAPLQRAGHADLVETQDGQTWIAYLCGRPLKNRGRCTLGRETAIQPLVWGPDGWPRTTDGQGLPQLSAPAPNLPAHPWPAAPARHEFDSPQLPIDFQWLRSPWPEELFSLTARPGHLRLYGRETIGSQFKQALVARRQQAHCYSASTVVDFEPEHFQQLAGLVCYYGAAKFHYLYLSHDETLGKHLRVMTSIPDGVMADAFTAPIALPPGRRVELRVEVDEERLFFAYRLEGPGRSWQRLPQMFDASILSDEATSPGLANFTGAFVGVACQDLAGTAKPADFDWFEYRERPYRADPFAG; from the coding sequence GTGAGCCACCCCACTCCGACGATCCGCAACCCCATCCTCCCGGGGTTCAACCCCGATCCTTCCCTCCTCCGCGTCGGCGACGACTACTACATCGCCACCTCCACCTTCGAGTGGTACCCCGGCGTCCAGATCCACCACTCGCGCGACCTCGTCCACTGGCGCCTCCTCTGCCGGCCACTCTCCCGCCCCAGCCAGCTCAACATGCTCGGCGACCCGGACTCCTGCGGCATCTGGGCCCCGTGCCTCTCGTACGCCGACGGCAAATTCTGGCTCATCTACACCGACGTGAAGCGCTACGGTCGCACCTCCGGCGGCGGCACCGCTGGCGCCGCGATGCGCGATTTCCACAACTACCTCGTCACGGCCGACCGCATCGACGGCGAGTGGTCCGATCCCGTGTACATGAACAGCAGCGGCTTCGACCCGTCCCTCTTCCACGATGACGACGGCCGCAAGTGGTTCGTCAACCAGCTCTGGGATCACCGGCCCGGCCACAACCGCTTCGCCGGGATCGTCCTGCAGGAATATTCGGCGAAAGAGCGCAAGCTCCTCGGCTCGCGCGTGAACATCTTCCCCGGCACGCCGCTCGGCTTCACCGAGGCACCGCACCTGTACAAGCGCGACGGCTGGTACTACCTCATCACCGCCGAGGGCGGCACGTTCTGGGGCCACGCGGTCACGCTCTGTCGCTCGCGCTCGCTCACCGGTCCCTACGAACTGCACCCCGACGGCCCGGTCCTCACCGCCCGTGACCGGCCCGATGCCCCGCTCCAGCGCGCCGGCCACGCCGACCTGGTCGAGACCCAGGACGGCCAGACCTGGATTGCCTACCTCTGCGGCCGCCCGCTCAAGAACCGCGGTCGCTGCACCCTCGGCCGCGAAACCGCCATCCAACCCCTCGTCTGGGGGCCCGATGGCTGGCCCCGCACCACCGATGGTCAGGGCCTGCCCCAGCTCAGTGCTCCCGCGCCGAATCTCCCGGCGCATCCCTGGCCGGCCGCGCCCGCCCGCCACGAGTTCGACTCGCCCCAGCTGCCGATCGACTTCCAGTGGCTGCGCTCCCCCTGGCCCGAGGAACTCTTCAGCCTCACCGCCCGGCCCGGCCACCTGCGGCTCTATGGCCGTGAAACGATCGGCAGTCAGTTCAAGCAGGCACTCGTCGCCCGCCGCCAGCAGGCCCACTGCTACAGCGCCTCGACCGTTGTGGACTTCGAGCCCGAGCATTTCCAACAGCTCGCCGGCCTGGTCTGCTACTACGGCGCCGCCAAGTTCCATTACCTCTATCTCTCGCATGACGAGACGCTCGGCAAACACCTGCGCGTGATGACCTCCATTCCGGACGGCGTCATGGCCGACGCCTTCACCGCCCCCATCGCCCTGCCCCCCGGCCGGCGCGTCGAGCTGCGCGTCGAGGTGGACGAGGAGCGCCTGTTCTTCGCGTACCGTCTCGAGGGCCCGGGCCGGTCGTGGCAACGCCTGCCGCAGATGTTCGATGCCAGCATCCTCTCCGACGAGGCCACGTCTCCCGGCCTGGCCAACTTCACCGGCGCCTTCGTCGGCGTGGCCTGCCAGGACCTGGCCGGCACGGCGAAACCCGCCGACTTCGACTGGTTCGAATACCGCGAGCGCCCCTACCGCGCCGACCCCTTCGCCGGCTGA
- the leuD gene encoding 3-isopropylmalate dehydratase small subunit: MALAKITSVTGRAVPVVGNDIDTDRIIPARFMKCVTFDGLGAYLFNDVRNDPATGATTDHPLNQPRYQGATVLLSGANFGCGSSREHAPQAIQKYGFRAIIAESYAEIFFGNSTTLGMPCVTAAREDIAKIAAAVDQNPATEVTIDLVKLEVRFAGQTVKIAQRESARDALINGRWDAIGELLDGVPAVKETAKKLPYLAA; encoded by the coding sequence ATGGCCCTCGCTAAAATCACCTCCGTCACCGGCCGCGCCGTTCCCGTCGTCGGCAACGACATCGACACCGACCGCATCATCCCGGCGCGCTTCATGAAGTGCGTCACCTTCGACGGTCTCGGCGCCTACCTCTTCAACGACGTCCGCAACGATCCCGCGACCGGCGCGACCACCGACCACCCGCTCAACCAGCCGCGTTACCAGGGCGCCACCGTGCTCCTTTCCGGCGCCAACTTCGGCTGCGGCTCCTCCCGCGAGCACGCCCCGCAGGCCATCCAGAAATACGGCTTCCGGGCCATCATCGCTGAAAGCTACGCCGAGATTTTCTTCGGCAACAGCACCACCCTCGGCATGCCCTGCGTCACCGCCGCCCGCGAGGACATCGCCAAGATCGCCGCCGCCGTGGACCAGAATCCCGCCACCGAGGTCACCATCGACCTCGTGAAGCTGGAGGTCCGCTTCGCCGGCCAGACCGTCAAAATCGCCCAGCGCGAATCCGCCCGCGACGCCCTGATCAACGGCCGCTGGGACGCCATCGGCGAACTCCTCGACGGCGTCCCCGCCGTGAAGGAAACAGCCAAGAAGCTCCCTTATTTGGCGGCTTGA
- the leuC gene encoding 3-isopropylmalate dehydratase large subunit, which produces MPQSLFQKVWDAHAVRQLANGQTQLLIGTHLIHEVTSPQAFGMLRDLGLKVLMPHRTFATVDHIIPTNELVEPYKDDLAQAMMDELRRSTKEFGITFFDRATGKQGIVHIVGPEQGITQPGTTIACGDSHTSTHGAFGAIAFGIGTSQVRDVLATQTMALGRLKVRRIEVNGKLRPGVYAKDVILHIIRQLGVNGGTGFAYEYAGSTFDGFSMEERMTVCNMSIEGGARVGYVNPDETTFAYLKGRPYSPTGAAWDAAVASWKSFASDPGATYDDVVKIDAASIAPTVTWGINPGQGISIVENIPSPETATSADDKAGIIEALAYMKLPAGQPIKGTRIDVAFLGSCTNGRLSDFREVAKYIKGRKVAAGVKAIAVPGSQIVALQCEKEGIDKVLSEAGFEWRAAGCSMCLAMNPDKLIGDQLCASSSNRNFKGRQGSPTGRTVLMSPVMVAAAAVTGTVADAREVFAVN; this is translated from the coding sequence ATGCCCCAATCCCTCTTCCAGAAAGTCTGGGACGCCCACGCCGTCCGCCAGCTCGCCAACGGCCAGACCCAGCTCCTCATCGGCACCCACCTCATCCACGAGGTCACCTCGCCCCAGGCCTTCGGCATGCTGCGCGACCTCGGCCTCAAGGTCCTCATGCCCCACCGCACCTTCGCCACGGTGGACCACATCATCCCGACCAACGAGCTCGTCGAACCCTACAAGGACGACCTCGCCCAGGCCATGATGGACGAGCTCCGCCGCAGCACGAAGGAGTTCGGCATCACCTTCTTTGACCGCGCCACCGGCAAGCAGGGCATCGTGCACATCGTCGGCCCCGAGCAGGGCATCACCCAGCCCGGCACCACCATCGCCTGCGGCGATTCCCACACCTCCACCCACGGTGCGTTCGGCGCCATCGCTTTCGGCATCGGCACCAGCCAGGTGCGCGACGTCCTCGCCACCCAGACCATGGCCCTCGGCCGCCTCAAGGTCCGTCGCATCGAGGTTAACGGCAAACTCCGCCCTGGCGTCTACGCCAAGGACGTCATTCTCCACATCATCCGCCAGCTCGGCGTGAACGGCGGCACCGGCTTCGCCTACGAATACGCCGGCTCCACCTTCGATGGCTTCTCCATGGAGGAGCGCATGACCGTGTGCAACATGTCCATCGAGGGCGGCGCCCGCGTCGGCTACGTCAATCCCGACGAGACCACCTTCGCCTACCTCAAGGGCCGCCCCTACTCGCCCACCGGCGCCGCGTGGGACGCCGCCGTCGCGAGCTGGAAGTCCTTCGCCTCCGACCCGGGCGCGACCTACGACGATGTCGTCAAGATCGACGCGGCCAGCATCGCCCCGACCGTCACCTGGGGCATCAACCCCGGCCAGGGCATCTCCATCGTGGAGAACATCCCCAGCCCCGAGACCGCCACCTCGGCCGACGACAAGGCCGGCATCATCGAGGCCCTCGCCTACATGAAGCTGCCCGCCGGCCAGCCGATCAAGGGCACCCGGATCGACGTCGCCTTCCTCGGCTCCTGCACCAACGGCCGCCTCTCCGACTTCCGCGAGGTCGCCAAATACATCAAGGGCCGCAAGGTCGCCGCCGGCGTCAAGGCCATCGCCGTCCCGGGCTCGCAGATCGTCGCCCTCCAGTGCGAGAAGGAAGGCATCGACAAGGTGCTCAGCGAGGCCGGCTTCGAGTGGCGCGCCGCCGGCTGCTCCATGTGCCTCGCGATGAACCCCGACAAGCTCATCGGCGACCAACTCTGCGCCAGCTCCTCCAACCGCAACTTCAAGGGCCGCCAGGGCTCCCCCACCGGCCGCACCGTCCTCATGAGCCCGGTCATGGTCGCCGCCGCCGCCGTCACCGGCACCGTCGCCGACGCCCGCGAGGTCTTCGCCGTAAACTAA
- a CDS encoding LysR family transcriptional regulator, which produces MPREYQYPFELRHLVGFREVARQLHFRKAAETLAVAQPALSRTIAQLEQAMGVDLLNRTRRKVELTAAGRAFLERIEPLLRALAAVPADIQALAGGQAGHVRVAFTGLAMATVLPGILREFNRRYPGIKVELNESPTSAQLESLKSGEIACGFFHPDAASSPGLSTQVLLQEKNGVLLPAEHPLAKAKKLRLRDLAGTPFVMFPRAHNPGFYDRVLAAFQQAGVTPRIADEVWPRANAIGLVRAGLGATFMAPSEAKQLPDEVAFRPIDGPAPESRLVLGWRKDAPADPALGAFLVVAGAATA; this is translated from the coding sequence ATGCCTCGAGAGTATCAGTATCCCTTTGAACTCCGGCACCTCGTGGGTTTTCGCGAGGTGGCGCGGCAGCTGCATTTTCGGAAGGCGGCGGAGACGCTGGCGGTGGCGCAGCCGGCCTTGTCGAGGACCATCGCGCAGTTGGAGCAGGCGATGGGGGTGGATCTGCTGAACCGGACGCGGCGCAAGGTCGAGCTGACGGCGGCCGGGCGGGCCTTTTTGGAGCGGATCGAGCCGTTGTTGCGGGCGTTGGCGGCGGTGCCGGCGGACATCCAGGCGCTGGCGGGCGGGCAGGCGGGGCATGTGCGGGTGGCCTTCACCGGTCTGGCCATGGCGACGGTGCTGCCGGGCATCCTGCGCGAATTCAACCGGCGCTATCCCGGCATCAAGGTGGAGTTGAACGAGTCGCCGACCTCGGCCCAGCTCGAGTCGTTGAAGTCGGGCGAGATCGCCTGCGGCTTTTTCCATCCGGACGCCGCATCCTCGCCCGGGCTTTCCACCCAGGTGTTGTTGCAGGAGAAGAACGGCGTGTTGCTGCCGGCGGAGCATCCGCTGGCGAAGGCAAAAAAACTGCGGCTCCGTGATTTGGCCGGTACGCCGTTTGTGATGTTTCCCCGGGCGCACAATCCGGGGTTTTATGACCGGGTGCTGGCCGCGTTCCAGCAGGCGGGGGTGACCCCGCGGATTGCCGATGAGGTGTGGCCGCGGGCCAATGCCATCGGCTTGGTGCGCGCGGGGCTGGGGGCGACCTTCATGGCGCCGTCGGAGGCGAAGCAGTTGCCGGACGAGGTGGCGTTCCGGCCGATCGACGGGCCGGCGCCGGAGAGCCGGCTGGTGCTGGGGTGGCGGAAGGACGCGCCGGCGGATCCGGCGCTGGGGGCGTTCCTCGTCGTGGCGGGGGCCGCCACGGCTTGA
- a CDS encoding glycosyltransferase yields the protein MSSPRSIVLLFTTFPKTSETFLQRDVAALQAKGLNLKLYSLWGGGGEFRGLPVRSFNKWRLVPLFLFEIPWQCVRRPRLIRDLFEGVCTRAAPSFLNFWENMLGAGYAGCFYRELQRDPPALIHGAWAGAPATAGWVLWRMFGWKYSCGAHAYDIYEHGGDWWLLEKLRHARFIHASTETGRRELVDRGVPVDRIRVIRRGLAEFPAFKPLRPDRTPLRLVCVARLVAKKGLDHQLRIYAALQAAGFAFEARIIGDGPLEASLRELAAQLGLGDCVTFLGRLEQPRVWEQLAWADVLLHTGVVAPSGDRDGLPNVIPEAMSAGVLVVTSPVSATTEAVAQERTGLVADVDLPLAWQVALQRLATDDGLAERLRGAARRWVEENYNAHRNTDRLVECFQEAMTE from the coding sequence TTGAGCTCTCCCCGTTCCATCGTCCTCCTGTTCACCACGTTTCCGAAGACCTCGGAGACCTTCCTGCAGCGGGATGTGGCGGCGTTGCAGGCCAAGGGGCTGAATTTGAAGCTGTATTCGCTCTGGGGTGGGGGCGGGGAGTTCCGCGGGCTGCCGGTGCGAAGCTTCAACAAGTGGCGGCTGGTGCCGCTGTTCCTGTTTGAAATCCCGTGGCAGTGCGTGCGGCGGCCGCGGTTGATCCGCGACCTGTTCGAAGGGGTGTGCACGCGGGCGGCGCCGTCGTTCCTGAATTTCTGGGAGAACATGCTCGGGGCGGGTTATGCCGGTTGTTTTTACCGGGAGCTGCAGCGGGATCCGCCGGCACTCATCCACGGGGCCTGGGCCGGTGCGCCGGCGACGGCCGGCTGGGTGCTGTGGCGGATGTTCGGCTGGAAGTACAGCTGCGGGGCGCATGCCTACGACATCTACGAGCATGGCGGCGACTGGTGGCTGCTGGAGAAGCTGCGGCACGCGCGTTTCATTCATGCCTCGACCGAGACCGGACGGCGCGAGCTGGTGGACCGTGGGGTGCCGGTGGACCGGATCCGCGTCATCCGCCGCGGGCTGGCGGAGTTTCCGGCGTTCAAGCCCCTGCGGCCGGACCGCACGCCGTTGCGGCTGGTTTGCGTGGCGCGGCTTGTGGCCAAGAAGGGGCTCGATCACCAGCTGCGGATCTATGCCGCGCTGCAGGCGGCCGGTTTTGCCTTCGAGGCGCGGATTATCGGCGACGGCCCGCTGGAGGCCTCGCTGCGGGAGCTCGCGGCGCAGCTGGGGTTGGGCGACTGCGTGACGTTCTTGGGCCGGCTGGAGCAACCCCGGGTGTGGGAGCAGCTGGCGTGGGCGGACGTGCTGTTGCATACGGGCGTGGTGGCGCCGAGCGGTGACCGCGATGGTCTGCCGAACGTGATTCCGGAGGCGATGTCCGCCGGCGTGCTGGTCGTGACCTCACCGGTGTCGGCCACGACCGAGGCGGTGGCGCAGGAGCGCACCGGCCTCGTGGCCGATGTGGACCTGCCGCTGGCGTGGCAGGTGGCGTTGCAGCGGTTGGCGACGGACGACGGGCTGGCCGAGCGCTTGCGCGGCGCGGCGCGTCGCTGGGTCGAAGAGAATTACAACGCCCACCGTAACACGGACCGGCTGGTCGAATGCTTTCAGGAGGCGATGACGGAATGA
- a CDS encoding glycosyltransferase, whose protein sequence is MIYYDTTKMGAARHRSGLMRLSSRIREELGSVVTEVAWDGKRRGFTTGEPRVPVSFKRDDWLLTVEQFCEADRPGFRDFVARPPCRLAAMFHDAIPVRWPHITWPQSVRRHPEYMKLLAGFDRTWAISEATRRDFTEFWAWQGVTPKAPTEVIVLGADFDGGHRVQRDPLIPRGRPALLGVGIVEPRKNQAFLLDVAEALWRDGLDFELHLVGRVNPHFGRPVEARMKALQKRETRFQFHASAGDRELGRLYAAARAVVFPTIAEGCGLPLLEALWRGVPCVASDLPVLRENADGGGCLLAAVNDAGDWAAKLRTVLTDEAENRRLQREAMARPLPRWINTAQALRAALCATS, encoded by the coding sequence ATGATTTATTACGACACCACCAAGATGGGGGCGGCGCGGCACCGGTCGGGGCTGATGCGGTTGAGCTCGCGCATCCGCGAGGAGCTGGGGTCGGTGGTCACGGAGGTGGCGTGGGACGGGAAGCGGCGGGGCTTCACGACCGGGGAGCCGCGGGTGCCGGTGAGCTTCAAGCGCGACGACTGGTTGCTGACAGTGGAGCAGTTCTGCGAGGCGGACCGACCGGGTTTCCGGGATTTCGTGGCGCGGCCGCCGTGCCGGCTGGCGGCGATGTTTCATGACGCGATCCCGGTGCGGTGGCCGCACATCACGTGGCCGCAGAGCGTGCGCCGGCATCCGGAATACATGAAGCTATTGGCGGGTTTTGACCGAACCTGGGCGATCTCGGAAGCGACGCGACGGGATTTCACGGAGTTCTGGGCCTGGCAGGGTGTGACGCCCAAGGCGCCGACGGAGGTCATCGTGCTCGGGGCGGATTTTGACGGCGGGCACCGGGTGCAGCGCGACCCGCTGATCCCGCGGGGCCGGCCGGCGTTGTTGGGCGTGGGCATAGTCGAGCCGCGCAAGAACCAGGCGTTCCTGCTGGATGTGGCGGAGGCCCTGTGGCGCGACGGTCTCGATTTTGAATTGCACCTCGTCGGGCGGGTGAATCCGCATTTCGGCCGGCCGGTCGAGGCGCGCATGAAGGCGCTGCAGAAGCGGGAAACGCGGTTTCAGTTTCACGCCTCGGCGGGCGACCGCGAGCTGGGCCGGTTGTACGCCGCGGCGCGGGCGGTGGTGTTCCCGACGATCGCGGAGGGTTGCGGCCTGCCGTTGCTGGAGGCGCTGTGGCGCGGCGTGCCCTGTGTGGCGAGCGACCTGCCGGTGCTGCGCGAGAATGCGGACGGGGGCGGCTGCCTGCTGGCGGCAGTCAACGACGCGGGAGACTGGGCGGCGAAATTGCGCACGGTGCTGACCGACGAGGCGGAGAACCGGCGCCTGCAGCGGGAGGCGATGGCCCGGCCTCTGCCGCGGTGGATCAACACGGCGCAGGCGTTGCGGGCCGCGTTGTGCGCGACCTCCTGA
- a CDS encoding aminotransferase class I/II-fold pyridoxal phosphate-dependent enzyme: MALSLFSKSKKAIIERAQDDYATKMRLKYKPYYHAMESQSGTRIRLNGRDMIMLSSNDYLGLSFHPKVIEACGGAAKVWGTSTTGARISNGSRSYHVELEEKIAAFLGREACHVSVAGYISCCSAVASFAQKGDLILADKNIHSCLVDATRLSMATVERFSHNNPEDLRAILKGLPHNTPKMLVVEGVYSMEGHICRLPELAQIGEEHGCFTVLDDAHGIGVLGRQGRGTVDHFKLGDQVDLVCGSLSKSLASTGGFVAGSRAMIDYLRTNSRQTLFSAAISPAMAATASASLDLMQSEPQHLERLWKNTKRYREMLKGLGLDIWESETPAVPIVLGSKELVYRFWNALLDQGVFTVMSIAPAVPPGKDLIRTAVSALHSDEDLEKIAAAMAYAVKQM, from the coding sequence ATGGCCCTGTCCCTCTTCTCCAAGTCCAAGAAAGCCATCATCGAGCGCGCCCAGGACGACTACGCGACGAAGATGCGCCTGAAGTACAAGCCGTACTACCATGCCATGGAGTCGCAGTCAGGCACCCGCATCCGCCTGAACGGCCGCGACATGATCATGCTGTCGAGCAATGATTACCTCGGACTCTCGTTCCACCCCAAGGTGATTGAGGCCTGCGGCGGGGCCGCCAAGGTCTGGGGCACGAGCACCACCGGCGCGCGCATCTCCAACGGCTCCCGCTCCTATCACGTGGAGCTCGAGGAGAAAATCGCCGCCTTCCTCGGCCGCGAGGCCTGCCATGTGAGCGTCGCCGGCTACATCTCCTGCTGCTCGGCCGTCGCCTCTTTCGCCCAGAAGGGCGATCTCATCCTCGCCGACAAGAACATCCACTCCTGCCTCGTCGACGCGACCCGCCTGTCGATGGCCACCGTCGAGCGCTTCAGCCACAACAACCCCGAGGATCTCCGTGCCATCCTCAAGGGCCTGCCGCACAACACCCCCAAGATGCTGGTCGTGGAGGGCGTCTACTCGATGGAGGGTCACATCTGCCGCCTGCCCGAACTCGCGCAGATCGGTGAGGAACACGGCTGCTTCACCGTCCTCGACGACGCCCACGGCATCGGCGTGCTCGGCCGCCAGGGCCGCGGCACCGTGGACCACTTCAAGCTCGGCGACCAGGTCGACCTGGTCTGCGGCTCCTTGTCCAAATCCCTCGCCAGCACCGGCGGCTTCGTCGCCGGCTCGCGCGCGATGATCGATTACCTGCGCACCAACTCCCGCCAGACCCTCTTCAGCGCCGCCATCAGCCCCGCCATGGCCGCCACCGCCTCCGCCTCCCTCGACCTGATGCAGAGCGAGCCGCAGCACCTCGAGCGCCTCTGGAAAAACACCAAGCGCTACCGCGAGATGCTCAAGGGCCTCGGCCTCGACATCTGGGAAAGCGAGACCCCCGCCGTGCCGATCGTGCTCGGCTCGAAGGAACTCGTCTACCGCTTCTGGAACGCCCTCCTCGACCAGGGCGTGTTCACCGTCATGTCCATCGCCCCCGCCGTGCCCCCCGGCAAGGACCTGATCCGCACCGCCGTCTCCGCCCTCCACAGCGACGAGGATCTCGAGAAGATCGCCGCCGCCATGGCCTACGCGGTGAAGCAAATGTGA